One segment of Anatilimnocola aggregata DNA contains the following:
- the treS gene encoding maltose alpha-D-glucosyltransferase, whose product MSDPQWFKDAVIYELHVRAFHDSIGDGTGDFRGLTQKLDYLQDLGITAIWLLPFYPSPLRDDGYDIADYTSIHPKYGNMEMFREFLSAAHARGLKVITELVLNHTSDQHPWFQRARRAPAGSPERDFYVWSDSPEKYRDARIIFQDFEVSNWTYDRVAKAYFWHRFYSHQPDLNFDNPAVWEALFPIMDFWLEMGVDGMRLDAVPYLYEREGTICENLPETHTFLKAVRSHIEQKFPNRMLIAEANQWPEDAVAYFGDGDECHMCFHFPLMPRLFMAMHTQDRFPIVDILEQTPAIPDSCQWALFLRNHDELTLEMVTDEERDSMYRAYAHDRDARINLGIRRRLAPLLSNNRRRIELMNGLLFSLPGTPVLYYGDEIGMGDNIYLGDRNGVRTPMQWSGDRNAGFSRANPQKLYLPIIIDPEYHYEAINVEAQQSNPHSLLWWNKRLLGLRRQHQAFSRGTIEFLDPQNRKILAFVRKYQGETLLVVANLSRFVQYVELDLSSFEGIAPVELFGQTPFPQIGKLPYLLTLGPHTFYWFSLGSKTEAIAAGLPARVPELIVPASAISWEQIFAGAGDLALAGVLRTYLQRTIPQQKATRKIRATHLRDVLAIAPGMFHLAIMEMEFNEGDPESHAIPLGFAPLDVLDEWPATQLGRIVARLKGSPDSVQGVLYDTSEVPAFAQAVFDAIQSGRSVPGAFGGELVTSKLQSMPVDDSSLPPMIVTTEHFNHCYNFGNKWLLKVYRGVEAGPHPEVEIGTMLSEQGAPVSVAPLIASVEYKRRKAEPMTLGIVTQYVPHESDAWQYTLDCLSTFYERVATLPDPDATLRGSSFNPFAADRMLPEIAEELIGSYLENVRILGRRLGELHLALANTSERPAFAPLEFSPQYQRSLYQAMRTQALDVLYELSQQHSALPVELRPMAAQVIESEVAILACFHRLIDRKLPMLRTRVQGECHLGQVLHTGRDFVFIDLEGLPTQTIGERRIKRTPLSDVVGMLSSFASAAISTLYGLSTGRGRPQGTIRDEDRQRLGLWGRLWFNWVAGTFVPSYASTVAGVPILPTSEADRKLLLTSLMLDKWLSELELELQQRPDWTRIPLRGILATLDWAEAEAAVGPPPMKD is encoded by the coding sequence ATGAGTGACCCGCAATGGTTCAAAGACGCCGTAATTTACGAACTACACGTTCGTGCGTTTCACGATAGTATTGGCGATGGCACGGGCGATTTTCGCGGGCTGACGCAAAAGCTTGACTACCTGCAAGACCTCGGCATTACCGCCATTTGGTTATTGCCGTTCTATCCTTCGCCGCTGCGGGACGATGGCTATGACATCGCTGACTACACGTCGATTCATCCCAAGTATGGCAACATGGAGATGTTTCGCGAATTTCTCTCTGCTGCGCATGCACGCGGGCTCAAAGTGATTACGGAACTTGTTCTCAATCACACCTCCGACCAGCATCCGTGGTTTCAGCGCGCTCGCCGCGCACCGGCGGGAAGTCCCGAGCGCGACTTCTACGTTTGGAGTGATTCGCCCGAGAAGTATCGCGACGCGCGCATCATTTTCCAGGACTTCGAAGTCTCGAACTGGACCTACGATCGCGTTGCCAAAGCCTATTTCTGGCATCGGTTCTACTCGCATCAGCCCGACTTGAATTTCGATAATCCTGCAGTCTGGGAAGCTCTATTTCCCATCATGGATTTCTGGCTGGAGATGGGCGTCGATGGCATGCGACTCGATGCCGTGCCTTATCTATACGAGCGCGAAGGGACGATCTGCGAAAACTTGCCCGAGACTCACACCTTTCTCAAAGCTGTCCGTTCGCATATTGAGCAGAAGTTTCCTAATCGCATGCTGATTGCTGAGGCGAATCAATGGCCCGAAGATGCTGTCGCCTATTTCGGCGACGGCGATGAGTGCCATATGTGCTTTCACTTTCCGCTGATGCCGCGCCTGTTCATGGCGATGCACACGCAGGATCGCTTTCCGATTGTCGATATTCTGGAGCAAACGCCGGCCATTCCCGATTCATGCCAGTGGGCTCTGTTTCTGCGCAATCACGACGAACTCACGCTCGAAATGGTGACCGACGAAGAGCGGGATTCGATGTATCGCGCTTATGCGCACGATCGCGATGCCCGCATCAACCTCGGCATCCGCCGCCGCCTGGCTCCCTTGTTAAGCAATAATCGCCGCCGCATCGAGCTGATGAATGGGCTGTTGTTTTCTTTGCCCGGGACACCCGTGCTCTACTACGGCGACGAAATCGGCATGGGGGACAATATCTATCTCGGCGACCGAAACGGCGTGCGCACTCCCATGCAATGGAGCGGCGATCGCAACGCCGGCTTCTCTCGCGCCAATCCGCAGAAGCTCTACCTGCCGATTATCATCGATCCGGAATATCACTACGAAGCCATCAACGTCGAAGCGCAGCAGTCGAATCCACACTCACTGTTGTGGTGGAATAAGCGTTTGCTCGGTTTGCGCCGGCAGCATCAGGCCTTCAGCCGCGGCACGATTGAGTTTCTTGACCCGCAGAATCGCAAAATTCTGGCCTTCGTACGAAAATATCAGGGCGAGACCTTGCTTGTAGTGGCAAACCTCTCGCGCTTCGTGCAGTATGTCGAGCTTGATTTGAGTTCGTTCGAAGGAATCGCCCCGGTCGAACTTTTTGGGCAGACTCCCTTTCCGCAAATCGGCAAACTCCCTTACCTGCTCACCCTCGGCCCACACACGTTTTATTGGTTCTCTCTTGGTTCGAAGACCGAAGCGATTGCCGCGGGGCTACCCGCGCGAGTGCCCGAATTGATCGTGCCCGCTTCCGCAATCAGTTGGGAGCAGATCTTTGCCGGCGCTGGTGACTTGGCACTCGCCGGGGTACTGCGCACCTACTTGCAGCGTACGATTCCCCAGCAAAAAGCAACTCGCAAGATTCGCGCGACGCACTTACGCGATGTTTTGGCCATCGCTCCCGGTATGTTCCATCTGGCAATCATGGAAATGGAATTTAACGAAGGCGATCCTGAGTCGCATGCAATTCCGTTGGGCTTCGCTCCGCTCGATGTGCTTGACGAATGGCCTGCCACACAACTCGGCAGAATCGTAGCTCGCCTGAAAGGAAGTCCAGATAGTGTCCAGGGAGTGCTCTACGACACTTCGGAAGTGCCGGCCTTTGCCCAGGCAGTTTTTGACGCCATTCAAAGTGGCCGCAGTGTTCCGGGGGCATTCGGTGGCGAGTTGGTGACGTCGAAGTTGCAAAGCATGCCTGTCGATGATTCATCGCTGCCACCCATGATCGTTACTACCGAGCACTTCAATCATTGCTATAACTTCGGCAACAAATGGCTGCTAAAGGTTTATCGGGGCGTGGAAGCAGGTCCCCATCCGGAGGTCGAGATTGGCACGATGCTGAGTGAGCAAGGGGCGCCGGTTTCTGTTGCGCCGCTGATCGCCAGTGTGGAATACAAACGCCGTAAGGCGGAACCGATGACCCTGGGGATCGTCACTCAGTATGTTCCGCACGAGTCCGACGCCTGGCAATATACGCTCGATTGCCTCAGCACGTTCTACGAACGCGTTGCGACACTGCCCGATCCTGATGCGACGCTGCGCGGCAGTAGCTTTAATCCGTTTGCTGCCGATCGAATGCTGCCGGAAATCGCGGAGGAACTAATCGGCAGCTATCTCGAGAATGTGCGCATTCTGGGACGCCGCTTGGGCGAATTGCATTTAGCGCTGGCGAATACTTCCGAACGACCCGCGTTTGCGCCGCTCGAATTCTCGCCACAGTACCAACGGTCGCTCTACCAAGCGATGCGCACGCAAGCCCTGGATGTGCTCTACGAATTATCACAGCAGCATAGTGCATTGCCCGTGGAATTGCGTCCGATGGCTGCTCAAGTGATTGAGAGCGAAGTTGCCATCCTCGCCTGTTTCCACCGCTTGATCGATCGCAAGCTGCCGATGCTAAGAACGCGCGTGCAGGGGGAGTGCCACTTGGGACAGGTGTTACATACCGGTCGCGATTTTGTCTTCATCGACCTGGAGGGGTTGCCGACGCAGACCATCGGCGAGCGGCGCATCAAACGCACACCGCTCAGCGATGTGGTGGGCATGCTCAGTTCGTTTGCCAGTGCTGCGATATCGACCCTCTATGGTTTGAGCACCGGGCGCGGGCGGCCGCAGGGGACAATTCGGGATGAAGATCGCCAGCGCCTTGGACTGTGGGGCCGGCTCTGGTTCAACTGGGTCGCTGGGACTTTTGTGCCGTCGTATGCTTCGACCGTCGCAGGCGTTCCCATCCTGCCCACAAGCGAAGCCGATCGGAAATTGCTGCTGACCAGCTTGATGCTCGACAAGTGGCTCAGCGAGTTGGAACTCGAGCTACAGCAGCGTCCCGATTGGACTCGCATTCCATTGCGCGGAATTCTGGCGACGCTCGATTGGGCAGAAGCCGAAGCAGCAGTCGGCCCGCCGCCCATGAAGGACTAA
- a CDS encoding BtpA/SgcQ family protein: MPWNSWKKLPLPVIGMVHLWPLPGTPRSELSLLDIRDQALRDAEALVSGGVHGLMIENFGDTPFEPGCVPPATIAQLTWLLAEVKRLAATIPCGVNVLRNDALAALAVAAAAGGEFIRVNVLTGARVTDQGIIQGQAHELLRERKRLNAGAIQIWADVDVKHSAPLAPRPISDEVGDLVYRAHADAVIVTGRSTGAATSLDDLQQVITAAAGKPVIVGSGVSARNIANLRGKAAAVIVGSSLKVDGVATNGVDPQRVKELLSLLA, encoded by the coding sequence ATGCCTTGGAATAGTTGGAAGAAATTGCCATTGCCGGTGATTGGCATGGTCCACTTGTGGCCACTCCCGGGCACGCCGCGGAGTGAATTGAGTCTGTTGGACATTCGCGATCAGGCGCTCCGCGATGCCGAAGCGCTTGTCAGCGGTGGCGTACACGGACTGATGATCGAAAACTTTGGCGATACTCCGTTCGAGCCCGGCTGCGTGCCACCGGCGACCATTGCCCAATTGACCTGGCTACTCGCTGAGGTCAAACGTCTGGCCGCCACCATTCCTTGCGGCGTGAATGTGCTGCGGAACGATGCCCTGGCTGCGCTCGCAGTGGCGGCCGCAGCGGGGGGCGAATTCATTCGCGTGAACGTGTTGACTGGCGCGCGCGTGACCGATCAAGGAATCATCCAAGGGCAAGCGCACGAGTTACTGCGTGAGCGAAAACGCTTGAATGCCGGGGCTATTCAAATCTGGGCTGATGTCGACGTCAAACATTCCGCTCCGCTCGCGCCACGCCCCATCAGCGACGAAGTCGGCGACCTCGTGTACCGCGCGCATGCCGATGCCGTGATCGTCACCGGTCGCAGCACCGGCGCTGCGACCAGCCTTGATGATTTGCAGCAAGTCATTACGGCTGCCGCAGGCAAGCCCGTAATCGTCGGCAGCGGCGTATCAGCCAGAAACATCGCCAATCTGCGCGGCAAAGCTGCGGCCGTCATTGTGGGCTCGTCGCTGAAAGTCGATGGCGTGGCGACGAACGGGGTCGATCCGCAGCGGGTAAAGGAACTGCTGAGTTTGCTCGCTTAA
- a CDS encoding creatininase family protein, producing the protein MNWPAVAALPKTTPVVIPIAAIEQHGHHMPVFTDSLLLGEVIRRAHEQLKTKVLFTPLMWLGNSEHHIDFAGTMTAAPRVYLDLLSNLIDNMITHGFQRIVLVNGHGGNHVPGQQVVFELRQKHRQRNDLLLLNATYWLLGGKPYELDSALEQRRMGHACEWETSMMLRIRPDLVTDLNKTVNVDFGNPFEPGSRGWITKERTPTGHIGDPRKATAEKGETLFSVFTADVVTYIERMLAWDGKSWNG; encoded by the coding sequence ATGAATTGGCCTGCTGTGGCCGCGTTGCCCAAGACGACGCCGGTCGTCATTCCCATCGCTGCCATCGAACAGCACGGCCATCATATGCCGGTGTTCACCGATAGCCTGCTGCTGGGCGAAGTCATTCGCCGGGCCCACGAGCAGTTGAAAACGAAAGTCCTGTTCACGCCCCTGATGTGGCTGGGCAATTCCGAACATCACATCGACTTTGCCGGCACCATGACAGCTGCCCCGCGGGTTTATCTCGACCTGCTGAGCAATCTGATCGACAACATGATCACGCACGGCTTTCAGCGGATTGTGCTGGTCAACGGCCACGGCGGCAATCACGTGCCCGGGCAACAGGTGGTCTTTGAACTGCGGCAGAAACATCGCCAGCGGAACGACCTGTTGCTTCTCAACGCCACCTATTGGCTGCTCGGTGGCAAACCCTACGAACTCGATTCCGCGCTCGAACAACGCCGCATGGGGCACGCCTGCGAATGGGAGACGTCGATGATGCTCCGCATTCGCCCAGACCTGGTGACCGACCTGAACAAGACCGTGAACGTCGACTTCGGCAATCCCTTTGAGCCGGGGAGCCGCGGTTGGATCACAAAAGAACGAACCCCGACCGGACACATTGGCGATCCGCGCAAGGCGACTGCCGAGAAAGGTGAAACGCTGTTCAGCGTGTTCACGGCAGACGTTGTTACCTATATCGAGCGGATGCTGGCCTGGGATGGCAAATCATGGAACGGTTAA
- a CDS encoding DUF1559 family PulG-like putative transporter has product MLVRRRAFTLVELLVVMAIIAVLVALLLPAVQKAREAASRASCSNNLRQIALAMHNHENALSYLPASKRTTKPQRSWAPDILPFLEQANMVSDANYDLDCNWWRDTDEATMTAIPNGTTAKKHIRAFICPSTPIPERIQNKLDSSAGDKVGACGDYFAVEGVSSAINTDLPTAYQINFNGASFLAGALRPFEDANPNIPTGNTYPYAFRKTTFKSITDGTSNTILMGECAGREDVWRGRVMRPAVADTMSANCARARGGAWATNDNPYTIGARVDWCGGTIPGKMKINSSNEYGFLFYSFHDRGANFAIADGSVEFISDKVALWVLAALSTRSGGEALSATDY; this is encoded by the coding sequence ATGTTGGTTCGGCGACGTGCGTTTACTTTGGTGGAGTTGCTCGTAGTGATGGCAATTATTGCCGTGCTCGTGGCGCTACTGCTGCCCGCAGTGCAGAAGGCGCGTGAAGCTGCGTCTCGAGCATCCTGCTCAAATAATCTTCGGCAAATTGCCCTTGCGATGCACAATCACGAAAATGCGCTGAGCTATCTTCCCGCCAGCAAGCGTACTACCAAGCCACAACGTAGCTGGGCTCCTGATATCCTGCCGTTCCTCGAGCAGGCGAACATGGTTAGCGACGCCAACTACGATCTCGATTGCAACTGGTGGCGCGATACCGACGAAGCGACGATGACCGCGATTCCGAACGGCACCACTGCAAAGAAGCACATTCGCGCGTTTATCTGCCCGTCGACTCCGATCCCGGAGCGAATTCAGAACAAGCTCGATTCATCGGCTGGCGACAAAGTGGGTGCCTGTGGCGATTATTTCGCCGTGGAAGGTGTTTCTTCGGCAATCAATACCGATCTGCCGACCGCCTACCAGATTAACTTTAATGGAGCTTCGTTCCTGGCTGGTGCACTTCGTCCATTCGAAGATGCCAACCCGAACATTCCGACTGGCAACACCTATCCTTACGCCTTTCGCAAGACGACCTTCAAGTCGATCACCGACGGCACTTCGAACACGATTCTGATGGGCGAATGTGCGGGCCGTGAAGACGTTTGGCGCGGCCGCGTGATGAGGCCTGCAGTGGCTGACACCATGAGCGCCAACTGCGCTCGTGCTCGTGGTGGCGCTTGGGCCACGAATGACAATCCCTACACCATCGGTGCTCGCGTCGATTGGTGTGGTGGCACAATCCCTGGCAAGATGAAGATCAACAGTTCAAACGAATATGGCTTCTTGTTTTACAGCTTCCACGATCGGGGAGCGAATTTTGCCATTGCTGATGGCTCTGTGGAGTTCATTTCCGATAAAGTCGCTCTGTGGGTGTTGGCTGCCTTGTCGACTCGGTCGGGTGGCGAGGCCCTGAGCGCGACAGATTACTAA
- the treY gene encoding malto-oligosyltrehalose synthase — protein sequence MPLALLAAKFCPRQRRALQGPAAAATRWWLNARSVKEGALPMTSLPAAEQTLSPNSELLEETPSARLIASLDSSHLASESLLQKEPHMSLAAAGDTEGLLAAEWMAVAERQAQQQVQPAATYRLQLHHKFRFTDATAIIPYLQRLGVSHCYASPYLKAVTGSEHGYDIVDHGQLNPEIGSEQDFDAFVAALRQSGMGHILDFVPNHMGVASNDNLWWQDVLENGPSSQFAIYFDIDWSPLKSELANKVLLPVLGDQFGRVLENQQLQLEYADGSFLLRYYERSFPIAPRTYSLILGHRLEELTTALGAENPAALEYQSILTAINHLPPRETTDPAQRAERDREKEIIKRRLRTVADQEPTILNFIQKNVQQFNGEAGNPQSFDRLEQLLEDQAYRLSHWRVASDEINYRRFFDVNGLAAVCMEQPEVFARSHAFVLKLIADGKLDGLRIDHADGLYDPAGYLLNLQIERWLQFCRAEYDRVAVQSATQTEPMLPWESFVPRLRQLVTDRYRTTKSIEASKALYVVVEKILERNERLPIDWPVAGTSGYDFLVDVNSLFVDSRNEKAITSIYERFISDKPSFEEMTYHSKRLIMKVSMASELHVLSHQLDRISECQRWSHDFTLNGLTLALREIVACFPVYRTYTVGDQVRERDRAYVEQAVARAKRKNPADSHHVYDFIREVLLHGNLERASERERQLRLNFVGRFQQFTGPMMAKAVEDTTFYRYLRLISLNEVGGDPSRFGLSTTAFHQQNLDRQNRYPRSLTCLSTHDTKRSEDVRARINTLSEIPTRWKECVLRWSRWNKRKKIKVDGELAPSRNDEYLLYQTLLGSWPAASLSGSALDEYIERICQYLSKALREAKTNSSWIAPNEAYEHATHDFVKAILAVEPASAFRVDFEPFADLVTRWGWWNSMSQTLLKLTSPGVPDTYPGTEVWSLTLVDPDNRRPVDFRLLDERLRALEHRAKDPGRAALLKNLVERATDGNIKLFIHQQALQLRRELPELFTGGQYVPLEVSGSQAEHICAFARIHEGKQAIVIVPRMIASLVPGGNAPVGDSVWMDAAVLMPASLRGEGWQNVFSTEQCALGERLQAGLALANFPVSLWLRK from the coding sequence ATGCCGCTTGCTCTGCTGGCGGCGAAGTTCTGCCCTCGGCAGCGCCGCGCGCTGCAAGGGCCTGCAGCAGCTGCGACCCGCTGGTGGCTGAATGCTCGAAGTGTTAAGGAAGGTGCATTGCCGATGACGTCCCTGCCAGCTGCTGAACAGACTCTCTCTCCCAATTCTGAACTGCTGGAGGAAACTCCGTCGGCAAGGCTAATTGCCTCGCTAGATTCCTCGCACTTAGCGAGTGAGTCGTTATTGCAGAAAGAACCTCACATGTCGTTGGCCGCTGCCGGAGATACCGAAGGTCTTCTCGCCGCCGAGTGGATGGCGGTTGCCGAGCGCCAGGCTCAGCAGCAAGTGCAACCCGCCGCGACTTATCGTTTGCAGTTGCATCACAAGTTTCGCTTCACTGATGCCACCGCGATTATTCCCTACTTGCAACGCCTCGGCGTAAGTCATTGCTATGCTTCGCCATACCTTAAAGCGGTCACTGGCAGCGAACATGGCTACGACATCGTCGATCACGGTCAGCTGAACCCTGAGATCGGCAGCGAACAGGATTTTGATGCCTTTGTGGCCGCGCTTCGCCAGTCAGGCATGGGGCATATTCTCGACTTCGTTCCCAATCACATGGGTGTCGCCAGCAATGACAATCTCTGGTGGCAAGACGTGCTCGAAAATGGCCCCAGTTCTCAGTTCGCGATTTACTTCGACATTGATTGGTCGCCGCTCAAATCAGAACTTGCCAACAAAGTCTTGCTTCCTGTTCTGGGCGATCAATTTGGCCGCGTTCTCGAGAACCAGCAGTTGCAATTGGAATATGCCGATGGTTCGTTCCTATTGCGATACTACGAGCGCTCGTTTCCCATTGCCCCCCGCACTTACTCGCTGATTCTCGGCCATCGTCTGGAGGAATTGACGACGGCACTCGGTGCGGAGAATCCCGCAGCCCTCGAATATCAAAGCATTCTCACGGCCATCAATCACCTCCCGCCGCGCGAAACAACCGATCCGGCACAACGGGCCGAGCGCGATCGCGAGAAAGAAATCATCAAGCGCCGACTAAGAACGGTGGCGGATCAAGAACCGACGATTCTCAACTTTATTCAGAAGAACGTGCAACAATTCAATGGTGAAGCGGGAAATCCACAGAGCTTCGACCGCTTGGAACAACTGCTCGAAGATCAGGCTTATCGCTTGTCTCATTGGCGCGTGGCTTCTGACGAAATCAATTACCGTCGCTTCTTCGATGTGAATGGCCTGGCGGCCGTTTGCATGGAACAGCCAGAAGTCTTTGCCCGTTCGCATGCCTTCGTGCTCAAGCTGATTGCCGATGGAAAACTCGATGGCCTCCGTATCGATCACGCGGATGGGCTTTACGATCCGGCCGGCTATCTGCTCAATCTGCAGATCGAGCGCTGGTTGCAGTTCTGTCGCGCGGAGTACGACCGCGTCGCAGTGCAGTCCGCCACTCAAACAGAACCAATGCTTCCCTGGGAATCGTTCGTACCTCGCCTCCGACAACTGGTGACGGATCGCTACCGCACCACAAAATCGATTGAAGCGAGCAAAGCGCTGTATGTAGTTGTCGAGAAAATTCTCGAACGCAACGAACGACTTCCCATCGATTGGCCCGTCGCCGGAACTTCGGGCTACGATTTTCTCGTCGACGTGAATAGCCTGTTTGTCGACAGTCGAAATGAAAAAGCAATTACTTCCATCTATGAGCGGTTCATCTCGGATAAGCCCTCTTTTGAAGAAATGACCTATCACAGCAAACGGCTGATCATGAAGGTCTCGATGGCGAGCGAACTCCATGTTCTCAGCCATCAGCTCGACCGCATTTCCGAATGTCAGCGCTGGTCGCACGACTTCACGCTCAACGGACTAACATTGGCGCTGCGCGAGATTGTCGCCTGTTTTCCGGTCTATCGCACTTACACCGTGGGCGACCAGGTCCGCGAGCGCGATCGTGCCTACGTCGAACAAGCCGTTGCCCGCGCGAAGCGCAAAAACCCAGCTGATAGCCATCACGTCTATGACTTCATTCGCGAAGTGTTGTTGCACGGCAATTTAGAGCGAGCGTCCGAGCGCGAGCGCCAACTGCGTTTAAATTTCGTCGGCCGCTTCCAGCAGTTTACTGGCCCCATGATGGCCAAGGCGGTCGAGGACACCACTTTCTATCGCTATCTGCGGCTCATCTCGTTAAACGAAGTGGGCGGCGACCCGAGTCGTTTCGGCTTGAGCACGACCGCCTTTCATCAACAGAATCTCGATCGTCAGAATCGCTATCCCCGCTCACTCACTTGCCTCTCGACTCACGATACCAAGCGCAGCGAAGATGTCCGTGCGCGGATTAACACCCTCTCCGAAATTCCCACTCGCTGGAAAGAATGCGTGCTCCGATGGTCGCGCTGGAATAAGCGAAAAAAGATCAAGGTCGATGGCGAGCTGGCCCCGAGTCGCAATGACGAGTACCTGCTTTATCAAACCCTGCTCGGCAGCTGGCCAGCGGCCTCTCTTTCGGGTTCGGCGCTCGACGAATACATCGAACGTATTTGCCAGTACTTGAGCAAAGCCCTGCGTGAGGCCAAGACGAATTCGAGCTGGATCGCGCCGAATGAAGCCTACGAACATGCCACGCACGATTTTGTAAAGGCTATTCTAGCCGTCGAGCCAGCGAGCGCGTTCCGAGTCGATTTCGAGCCCTTTGCCGATCTGGTAACGCGCTGGGGTTGGTGGAACTCGATGTCGCAAACGCTGCTGAAATTAACATCTCCCGGAGTTCCCGATACTTATCCCGGCACCGAAGTCTGGAGCTTGACGCTTGTTGATCCCGACAATCGTCGCCCGGTCGATTTTCGCCTTCTCGACGAACGACTGCGGGCGTTGGAACACCGTGCTAAGGATCCCGGCCGCGCCGCACTACTGAAGAATCTGGTTGAACGGGCTACGGATGGCAACATCAAGCTGTTCATTCACCAGCAGGCTTTGCAATTGCGGCGTGAGTTACCCGAGTTGTTCACTGGCGGGCAGTACGTACCGCTGGAGGTGAGTGGTTCGCAAGCCGAGCACATTTGCGCGTTCGCGCGCATCCACGAAGGCAAACAGGCAATTGTCATTGTGCCGCGGATGATCGCCAGCCTCGTTCCGGGCGGGAATGCACCTGTTGGCGATAGCGTGTGGATGGATGCCGCCGTTTTAATGCCGGCATCGCTACGCGGCGAAGGTTGGCAGAACGTATTTAGCACCGAACAGTGCGCGCTTGGCGAACGATTGCAAGCGGGCCTGGCGCTGGCGAATTTTCCCGTATCATTATGGTTGCGCAAGTAG
- the malQ gene encoding 4-alpha-glucanotransferase, translated as MTRPAISAHRSSGILCHITSLPGKFGCGDLGPAADDFIDFLQRTGQTRWQVLPLGPTGYGDSPYQCYSAFAGNPLLISLERLVDDGLLTAADLKAFPVSADETKVDFDQVRPAHEALLRRAYDNYRSLANAKLKLAFIAFQNSQAAWLADYSLFAALKEFHGGSGWTVWQAEFARRDLDALARVRVALAEAIERHAFVQFLFARQWQAVRKRCHAAGIMIIGDAPIFVSHDSADVWANPDLFYLDAAGQPTVVAGVPPDYFSATGQRWGNPLYRWHRMHANGYDWWCQRMAHSLQMFDFVRLDHFRGFEAYWEIPGTSPTAVGGRWVFGPGKALFEALAAKLGGLPIYAEDLGLITPEVEQLRDELGLPGMRVLQFAFGDDAKSLDYRPHNYPRHCVVYTGTHDNDTTVGWFLSAAGDGTTRNNEQVERERNLVLSYVGGDGSEIHWDMIRQALGSIADTAIVPAQDLLGLGSAARMNLPGTGTGNWSWRMPPGALTPAIEKRLATLTMIFDRDPVSPDAPQIPVTRIVAEKALH; from the coding sequence ATGACTCGACCTGCCATTTCCGCCCATCGATCTTCGGGCATTCTCTGCCACATTACCTCACTCCCCGGCAAATTCGGCTGCGGCGACCTCGGGCCTGCGGCCGACGATTTCATTGATTTCCTGCAGCGAACCGGCCAAACCCGCTGGCAAGTCTTGCCGCTGGGCCCCACCGGTTATGGGGACTCCCCCTATCAGTGCTACTCTGCGTTCGCGGGCAATCCCCTGCTCATCAGCTTGGAGCGACTCGTCGACGATGGTTTGTTGACCGCGGCCGATTTGAAAGCTTTTCCGGTCTCCGCTGACGAAACCAAAGTCGACTTCGATCAGGTTCGCCCCGCACACGAAGCACTTTTACGGCGTGCTTACGACAACTACCGATCGCTTGCCAATGCGAAGCTAAAACTTGCGTTTATAGCGTTTCAGAATTCGCAAGCAGCCTGGCTGGCAGATTACTCCTTGTTTGCAGCTTTGAAAGAGTTTCATGGCGGCAGTGGTTGGACCGTCTGGCAAGCCGAATTCGCGCGGCGCGATCTCGATGCTTTAGCGCGTGTGCGCGTGGCCTTGGCAGAAGCCATTGAACGTCATGCATTCGTTCAATTCCTGTTCGCGCGGCAGTGGCAAGCCGTGCGCAAGCGCTGTCATGCCGCGGGAATTATGATCATCGGCGACGCGCCAATTTTCGTCTCGCACGATTCGGCCGACGTTTGGGCGAATCCCGACTTGTTCTATCTCGATGCGGCAGGGCAACCAACGGTCGTCGCCGGTGTGCCACCCGACTACTTTAGTGCGACGGGCCAGCGCTGGGGTAATCCGCTTTATCGTTGGCATCGCATGCACGCTAACGGTTATGACTGGTGGTGCCAGCGGATGGCTCACTCTCTGCAAATGTTCGATTTCGTTCGGCTCGATCACTTTCGTGGTTTCGAAGCCTATTGGGAAATCCCTGGTACCTCACCCACTGCAGTCGGTGGGCGCTGGGTGTTCGGTCCCGGCAAAGCATTATTCGAAGCACTCGCTGCCAAACTCGGCGGGCTGCCGATCTACGCTGAGGATCTGGGGCTAATTACGCCGGAAGTTGAACAATTGCGAGATGAACTAGGCTTGCCCGGCATGCGAGTGTTGCAATTCGCCTTCGGCGACGATGCCAAGTCACTCGACTATCGCCCGCACAATTACCCGCGCCACTGCGTGGTCTATACCGGTACTCACGATAACGACACAACCGTCGGCTGGTTTCTCAGCGCAGCAGGGGACGGCACCACGCGTAACAACGAACAGGTCGAGCGCGAGCGAAATCTTGTCTTGAGTTATGTAGGGGGCGACGGTTCCGAAATTCATTGGGATATGATCCGACAGGCACTGGGTTCGATTGCAGACACCGCCATTGTGCCCGCACAAGATTTGCTCGGACTTGGCTCCGCAGCGCGGATGAATCTCCCCGGTACCGGCACCGGGAATTGGTCCTGGCGGATGCCGCCCGGCGCGCTCACCCCCGCGATTGAAAAACGATTAGCTACTTTGACCATGATTTTCGATCGCGATCCCGTGTCGCCCGATGCACCACAAATACCTGTTACGAGAATTGTCGCCGAAAAGGCTCTTCATTAA